The stretch of DNA GCTCCAACTCAGTGGCTTTAATATCTCAGAACTTTAAAAGTCCTCGATGGTCATACTCCCTTAATTCTGAGAAAGATTTCGTCCTCATGATTGTTGAGCATAGAATTTAGTCACTGTCTCATGGGGAATAAATAGAAAGACTATGGGCCACTTTGTTTTGGAATCATCTAAACTGGTCTGAAGCTAATGTCGATTATCTTAATAACAAGTATGTTGAACTTATTGTTTTTTCACTTTTATGAGTAGGGCTCACCGTTACCTTTTGTGTGCACTGGGGAGGGGTTGGGTGTTTTAATTTGAATGCCCGTTTGTATACATCTTAAATGTACTGTATTTGAAAGCATTTGCTGCTATACAAATGTAGTGTTTTATTTGCTGATTGGAATAATAAGTTTTATTCTTtcctttgtttttgttgttgtcttATTGTTGTTGATGATGTAGCTTTATTATACACTTGTTATTGGAATTTGTAAATCTGTGCTCTTCCCATCATGTGATTAATTGCTCATCTTTACCCTCATTATGTTTCTCATCCCTCTAGCATTATatgattataattttttaattagatGTCATGTATGAAGTTGACGTGCAGGATGTTTTCACATTTTCTTTGATTCTGATTCGTAAATGTAATCTAAGTCAGGGTAAAAGAATATAAGTGAAGATTATATGAAATATCTTTTGCCACCATTGCAGATTCTATTGACGAAGCTAATGATAATCCTTTTCTGAACAACAAGTCAGATGATGAAGGAAATTCTATTTACAATTTTCTTTATCCTAATAAAGAGCTACTCCCTGATGATAAAGAAATGAGCATATATGACCATTTAGACGAACTTAGACAGAGAGTCTTTACGTCAGTTTTGGCTGTTGGAGCTGCTATTGTCGGTTGTTTCACAGTTTCAAAGGATCTCATTATGTTTCTCGAAGCTCCAGTTAAATCACAAGGTGTTCGTTTTTTACAATTGGCACCAGGAGAATTTTTCTTCACATCTCTGAAGGTTATGGCCCATCTTTTTTTCCCCATTCCTTATTTTAGTTCTTGGATCAGCACTTACTTCTTTTTACACCTCTAACGGATACTAGTTgaggtttttatttatttagtgaagtTCGTTTAAATTCCTATCAAATGAAACTTCTGCTAATGTGTGggtgtgtattttctataataggAATCTCGTGTTCGTTGAATTTGTACTTAAAGCTCCATTTTATTTCACTGATTTTGTAAATCAATATTTCTACACTTGAAGAAACCTTAGTTTCTAGCCATCCTCCGAAATAGGTTTATCTGTGGGTATTGCGATGTAGGACTAAATGTAATACTCTTAGATAATACCGACATGTAGGATTTTGTTTGCAAGTCTTTGATAACTGAATCTTGACTTGGGTGCAATTTAATTGTCCTCTGGCATGTTTATTATCCAACATTGGTACCCGGCCAACCTCGGCCGTAGTTGATAGTGATTAGATATTCATCCATTCCGaactatatttttttgttttccttTTGTGATGCACACTTCCTTGTGGTTTGTTGGGTTATATTGCTATTAAAGTGCGTATGATAGCCTATAAAGTCAAAGTATTGATGACTGAATCACATACCATTTGGCCACACCTGCATGAGATTTTTAAGCTCCAAACTTTGAAATAACTGACCATTCTTGAAAGTGGAAAAGAAGTAGAGATTTTCTCGTGTAAAAGGAAGTTATATTATATCGCATTTTGACATTTATGTATGTTTATTTCAAGATGCTAAATGATGTCCAAAGTGGATGTTTAGGAACCAGCTATTTCTcttagaatgagttttcttgtCTGGGTTTCTTCCAGCGAAAACAATTTTCTAATCTAAAATTGTCCTTTCCTGTCTGAGCCAGGTTTGGACAAAGTGTTCACCTTTCTAGTGCTAATCGGGGTGCAGTTGCCCATTGCTCGCCACTGCATTTGTTCATCTACATAATAGATATACAGTGATGGTTACATATAATATTTTGAGGACTAAAAGTGGTATAATCGTTTATGCAGGTATCCGGATATTGCGGCCTTTTGTTAGGAAGCCCGGTAATTATCTATGAGATCATAGCTTTTGTCGTTCCTGGTTTAACAAGGGCAGAAAGAAGATTTCTGGGGCCGATTGTTCTAGGGTCCTCAATACTTTTCTATTCAGGCATTGTCTTCTCTTACTATGTTCTTACCCCAGCAGCATTAACATTCTTTGTTAATTATGCCGAAGGAGTGGTTGAATCATTATGGTCCATTGATCAGTACTTCGAGTTTATCCTGGTGCTTATGTTTAGCACTGGATTGTCTTTCCAGGTAAATTCTTTTTTAATAGTAATCTTTTTTTAATGGCCGTGGAAACACTTGAATTTCTCATTTTTTCAGTGTTTCTGTTAGTCGAGATGTCTTGCGAACACCTCACTTTTATCAAGAAGCTCCAGTCTATGTATTATTATTCACTGTGTGTAATATGGTGTCTATAGGCTTACATTTAGGACATCTCCAAATGATTTTCCATTTCCTAAAATAAAATCTCTATCCAAAACACGGGCTTAAAATGTGACTCCCCTAATTGACAACTGCTTTCAAAAGTAAAAGGATAAACACTAAACACtcataaatatttcttttttttgACTTTCTTGTAAACTCCATGCCGAAGTGAAGCAATAAATATAACAAGGGATGAAGAAATTATCACTTTTGGTTTCACAATCGATGTATTGTATGCTGATTCTAAAGACACCGAGATTGCCAGCTTGTTAAattttttcaattctttcaagtCCTGAGGTTTCTTAATGGATCTGAGTTAACTTATGGAGGAAAAGAAAAGGATGGTCAGTTCGGTATTTGTTTGCTGA from Primulina eburnea isolate SZY01 chromosome 6, ASM2296580v1, whole genome shotgun sequence encodes:
- the LOC140834284 gene encoding sec-independent protein translocase protein TATC, chloroplastic-like isoform X2; protein product: MLKFQHPMRKYIAHKKIRRPRVLGFSSKNHFKKFVKIVCSAVEDVAEQQRESCSDSVNGAGSAVEDRPDSIDEANDNPFLNNKSDDEGNSIYNFLYPNKELLPDDKEMSIYDHLDELRQRVFTSVLAVGAAIVGCFTVSKDLIMFLEAPVKSQGVRFLQLAPGEFFFTSLKVSGYCGLLLGSPVIIYEIIAFVVPGLTRAERRFLGPIVLGSSILFYSGIVFSYYVLTPAALTFFVNYAEGVVESLWSIDQYFEFILVLMFSTGLSFQVPVIQLLLGQLGLVSSEQMLSIWRYVVVGSVIAAAILTPSTDPLTQMLLAGPLMGLYLGGASLVKLLGR
- the LOC140834284 gene encoding sec-independent protein translocase protein TATC, chloroplastic-like isoform X1, whose translation is MEKAAIHRYNAPLLCHKNIATSSSHSQNPRNHPSSNKVTEMGSTGILISNPHLTNKSICFRCLNSSTPSKNILPIKKRRPRVLGFSSKNHFKKFEKIVCSAVEDVAEQQRESGSDSVNGAGSAVEDRPDSIDEANDNPFLNNKSDDEGNSIYNFLYPNKELLPDDKEMSIYDHLDELRQRVFTSVLAVGAAIVGCFTVSKDLIMFLEAPVKSQGVRFLQLAPGEFFFTSLKVSGYCGLLLGSPVIIYEIIAFVVPGLTRAERRFLGPIVLGSSILFYSGIVFSYYVLTPAALTFFVNYAEGVVESLWSIDQYFEFILVLMFSTGLSFQVPVIQLLLGQLGLVSSEQMLSIWRYVVVGSVIAAAILTPSTDPLTQMLLAGPLMGLYLGGASLVKLLGR